One Kitasatospora sp. NBC_01287 DNA window includes the following coding sequences:
- a CDS encoding PadR family transcriptional regulator, with translation MRMQMTPGGGRGRREGGRPFDRIPGEFAEQRGAFGPPFPPGGGAFGGPFGGGFRGGFGGRGGRGRGRHGGRARRGDVRASLLALLKERPMHGYEMITEIGERTSGAWRPSPGSVYPTLQLLEEEGLIEAEETGGKRLFTLTGAGRAEAEAGAAEPWQEAGRGVDWEAVQEVGQALASVEHAIRQVMATGTEEQRTKGLAVLVEARKKLYLILAEEG, from the coding sequence ATGCGCATGCAGATGACACCGGGCGGCGGCCGCGGCCGCCGCGAGGGCGGTCGCCCCTTCGACCGGATCCCCGGCGAGTTCGCCGAGCAGCGCGGGGCCTTCGGGCCGCCGTTCCCGCCCGGCGGCGGTGCCTTCGGCGGGCCGTTCGGCGGCGGCTTCCGCGGCGGCTTCGGCGGCCGCGGCGGCCGCGGTCGCGGGCGGCACGGCGGTCGGGCCCGGCGCGGCGACGTGCGGGCCTCGCTGCTGGCGCTGCTCAAGGAGCGCCCGATGCACGGCTACGAGATGATCACCGAGATCGGTGAGCGGACCTCGGGGGCCTGGCGGCCCAGCCCGGGGTCGGTCTACCCGACCCTCCAACTGCTGGAGGAGGAGGGGCTGATCGAGGCCGAGGAGACCGGCGGCAAGCGGCTGTTCACGCTCACCGGGGCGGGGCGCGCCGAGGCCGAGGCCGGGGCGGCCGAGCCCTGGCAGGAGGCCGGGCGCGGCGTCGACTGGGAGGCGGTGCAGGAGGTCGGCCAGGCGCTGGCCTCGGTGGAGCACGCGATCCGCCAGGTGATGGCCACCGGCACCGAGGAGCAGCGGACCAAGGGGCTCGCGGTGCTGGTGGAGGCCAGGAAGAAGCTCTACCTGATCCTGGCCGAGGAGGGGTGA
- a CDS encoding bifunctional DNA primase/polymerase produces the protein METSSRWTTWWQRRDRQRPGSDAGGQVSSAARLELLLGAVRAGFPLAPAAHPAGHRCSCDRVGCPAPAQHPVSFAWQSQATTDVEQLTRWLSRDPQANFITATGRAHDVLDVPAEAGRLALDRLTALGVEGPVAAVGEERYLFFTATRGTPEDEDEWWSSALDTHPDTVSEHPGLRWHCRGSYTLLPPAALPDGSGVSWLRGPELPLPDPLRVLDVLTDACTEVGAVAEEQWLIG, from the coding sequence ATGGAAACCAGCAGCAGGTGGACGACGTGGTGGCAGCGACGCGATCGGCAGCGCCCCGGGTCGGACGCAGGCGGCCAGGTTTCCTCCGCCGCCCGGCTCGAACTGCTGCTCGGCGCCGTGCGGGCGGGCTTCCCGCTCGCCCCGGCCGCCCATCCGGCGGGTCACCGCTGTTCCTGTGACCGGGTCGGCTGTCCGGCTCCCGCCCAGCACCCGGTCTCCTTCGCCTGGCAGTCGCAGGCGACCACCGACGTCGAGCAGCTGACCCGCTGGCTCTCCCGCGATCCGCAGGCCAACTTCATCACCGCCACCGGCCGCGCCCACGACGTGCTGGACGTCCCGGCCGAGGCCGGCCGCCTCGCGCTCGACCGGCTCACCGCGCTGGGCGTGGAGGGGCCGGTCGCCGCTGTCGGTGAGGAGCGCTACCTCTTCTTCACCGCCACCAGGGGCACCCCGGAGGACGAGGACGAGTGGTGGTCGAGCGCGCTGGACACCCACCCGGACACCGTCTCCGAGCATCCGGGCCTGCGCTGGCACTGCCGCGGCTCCTACACCCTGCTGCCGCCGGCCGCGCTGCCGGACGGCTCGGGGGTCAGCTGGCTGCGCGGGCCCGAGCTGCCGCTGCCCGACCCGCTGCGGGTGCTGGACGTGCTCACCGACGCCTGCACCGAGGTGGGCGCGGTCGCGGAGGAGCAGTGGCTGATCGGCTGA
- the map gene encoding type I methionyl aminopeptidase: MAHLVPGIQSPTRKVPAHIARPEYVGKPGPTPYTGPEVQDAETIEKMRIAGRIAAQAMAAAAELIAPGVTTDQLDAVAHAYMCDHGAYPSDLGYRGFPKSICTSINEVICHGIPDSTVLRDGDIVNIDATAFIHGVHGDLNATYLCGEVDEESRLLVERTRESLDRAIKAVKPGRQINVIGRVIESYAKRFDYGVVRDFTGHGINTSFHSGLIIPHYDSDRATQVIKPGMTFTIEPMLTLGTYDYEIWPDGWTVVTKDRKRTAQFEHTLLVTADGAEVLTLP, from the coding sequence ATGGCTCATCTCGTTCCCGGCATCCAGTCCCCCACTCGCAAGGTCCCGGCGCACATCGCCCGGCCGGAGTACGTCGGCAAGCCCGGTCCGACGCCCTACACGGGTCCCGAGGTGCAGGACGCCGAGACGATCGAGAAGATGCGGATCGCCGGCCGGATCGCCGCGCAGGCGATGGCGGCGGCCGCCGAGCTGATCGCCCCCGGTGTGACGACCGATCAGCTCGACGCGGTGGCCCACGCCTACATGTGCGACCACGGCGCCTACCCGTCCGACCTGGGCTACCGGGGTTTCCCGAAGTCGATCTGCACCTCGATCAACGAGGTGATCTGCCACGGCATCCCGGACTCGACCGTGCTGCGGGACGGCGACATCGTCAACATCGACGCCACCGCCTTCATCCACGGTGTGCACGGCGACCTCAACGCCACCTACCTCTGCGGCGAGGTGGACGAGGAGTCGCGGCTGCTGGTCGAGCGGACCCGGGAGTCACTCGACCGTGCGATCAAGGCCGTCAAGCCGGGCCGCCAGATCAACGTGATCGGCCGGGTGATCGAGTCCTACGCCAAGCGCTTCGACTACGGCGTGGTGCGCGACTTCACCGGCCACGGGATCAACACCTCGTTCCACTCCGGCCTGATCATCCCGCACTACGACAGCGACCGGGCCACCCAGGTGATCAAGCCCGGGATGACCTTCACCATCGAGCCGATGCTCACCCTGGGGACCTACGACTACGAGATCTGGCCGGACGGCTGGACCGTGGTCACCAAGGACCGCAAGCGGACCGCCCAGTTCGAGCACACCCTGCTCGTCACGGCGGACGGCGCCGAGGTCCTCACTCTGCCGTGA
- a CDS encoding MFS transporter: protein MTESSHPPPSLLRRLRPDLAPWRASRDFRLLWGSGCVSSFGSFLTYVAVPLQIKQLTGSYLAVGGIGAVELLPLIVFGLWGGALADALDRRKLVLGAEAGLGLLSGLLLLNALLPHPLLWPIYLVAGLVAALDGLQRPALDTLVPRIVAHEQMTAAFALISIYRNTSTIAGPALAGFIVAYGGGPATAYALDVATFGLSLFLLFRLRAVPPPTGAAKPSVAAVMAGVRYAWSRPELLGTYLVDIAAMLFAFPNAIFPFLADDLHADWALGLMYGATAVGGLVVSATSGWASAIHRHGRMVLLAALGWGAAMTLAGLTPNIWLVLLCLAVAGGADMVSGMGRSTMWNQSIPDELRGRLAGVELLSYSVGPNLGQVRAGGTAALIGARGSVWLGGLACLVSVGGLAAVLPKLLAYDARTDQHVAAARAARQERERTQEQERTQGQERTPPRPTSAAAGAAEATETAEAAEAI from the coding sequence GTGACCGAGTCCAGCCACCCCCCACCCAGCCTGCTGCGGCGCCTGCGCCCCGACCTGGCGCCGTGGCGCGCCTCCCGGGACTTCCGGCTGCTCTGGGGTTCGGGATGCGTCTCCAGCTTCGGCAGTTTCCTCACCTACGTCGCCGTGCCGCTGCAGATCAAGCAGCTGACCGGCTCCTATCTCGCGGTCGGCGGGATCGGCGCGGTCGAGCTGCTGCCGCTGATCGTCTTCGGCCTCTGGGGCGGCGCGCTGGCGGACGCGCTGGACCGGCGCAAGCTGGTGCTGGGCGCGGAGGCCGGGCTCGGGCTGCTGAGCGGCCTGCTGCTGCTCAACGCGCTGCTGCCGCACCCGCTGCTCTGGCCGATCTACCTGGTGGCCGGCCTGGTCGCGGCGCTGGACGGCCTGCAGCGCCCGGCGCTGGACACCCTGGTGCCGCGGATCGTGGCGCACGAGCAGATGACCGCCGCCTTCGCGCTGATCTCGATCTACCGCAACACCAGCACCATCGCCGGTCCGGCCCTGGCCGGCTTCATCGTCGCCTACGGCGGCGGTCCGGCCACCGCCTACGCGCTGGACGTGGCGACCTTCGGCCTCTCGCTCTTCCTGCTCTTCCGGCTGCGCGCGGTGCCGCCGCCGACCGGGGCGGCCAAGCCCTCGGTGGCGGCGGTCATGGCGGGCGTCCGCTACGCGTGGAGCCGACCCGAGCTGCTGGGCACCTACCTGGTGGACATCGCCGCGATGCTCTTTGCCTTCCCTAACGCGATCTTCCCCTTCCTCGCCGACGACCTGCACGCCGACTGGGCGCTCGGGTTGATGTACGGCGCCACGGCGGTGGGCGGCCTGGTCGTCTCGGCCACCAGCGGCTGGGCCTCGGCGATCCACCGGCACGGCCGGATGGTGCTGCTGGCCGCGCTCGGCTGGGGCGCCGCGATGACGCTGGCGGGACTGACGCCGAACATCTGGCTGGTGCTGCTCTGCCTGGCGGTGGCCGGCGGCGCGGACATGGTCAGCGGGATGGGCCGCTCCACCATGTGGAACCAGTCCATCCCGGACGAGCTGCGCGGGCGGCTGGCAGGGGTGGAGCTGCTCAGCTACTCGGTCGGCCCGAACCTGGGACAGGTGCGGGCAGGCGGCACCGCCGCGCTGATCGGCGCCCGCGGCTCGGTCTGGCTGGGCGGGCTGGCCTGCCTGGTGAGCGTGGGCGGGCTGGCGGCGGTGCTGCCGAAGCTGCTCGCCTACGACGCGCGGACCGACCAGCACGTGGCGGCGGCCCGCGCGGCGCGGCAGGAGCGGGAGCGGACCCAGGAGCAGGAACGGACGCAGGGGCAGGAACGGACGCCGCCCCGGCCGACCTCCGCCGCGGCCGGAGCAGCCGAGGCGACCGAAACCGCCGAGGCCGCCGAGGCCATCTGA
- the npdG gene encoding NADPH-dependent F420 reductase has product MTSLESANPAPAPADVTQLVVGVLGGTGDQGRGLAYRLAKAGQQVIIGSRSAERAEAAAAELGLGVRGADNADTARQSDIVIVAVPWAGHGELLASLAADLAGKIVVDCVNPLGFDKQGAYALVPEEGSAAQQAAALLPDSRVTAAFHHLSAVLLQDPEIASIDTDVLVLGDERAATDLVQALAARIPGMRGIYAGRLRNAHQVESLVANLISVNRRYKAHAGLRITDV; this is encoded by the coding sequence ATGACTTCCCTCGAATCAGCGAACCCCGCCCCCGCCCCCGCCGATGTCACGCAGTTGGTGGTCGGCGTCCTCGGCGGCACCGGCGACCAGGGCCGCGGCCTGGCCTACCGTTTGGCCAAGGCCGGCCAGCAGGTGATCATCGGCTCGCGCAGCGCCGAGCGTGCCGAGGCCGCCGCCGCCGAACTGGGCCTCGGCGTGCGCGGCGCGGACAACGCCGACACCGCCCGGCAGAGCGACATCGTGATCGTCGCGGTGCCGTGGGCCGGGCACGGCGAGCTGCTGGCCTCGCTGGCCGCCGATCTGGCCGGCAAGATCGTGGTGGACTGCGTCAACCCGTTGGGCTTCGACAAGCAGGGCGCCTACGCGCTCGTCCCCGAGGAGGGCAGCGCCGCCCAGCAGGCCGCCGCGCTGCTGCCGGACTCCCGGGTCACCGCCGCCTTCCACCACCTCTCCGCCGTGCTGCTGCAGGATCCGGAGATCGCCAGTATCGACACCGACGTGCTGGTCCTGGGTGACGAGCGGGCCGCCACCGACCTGGTCCAGGCGCTGGCCGCCCGGATCCCCGGCATGCGCGGCATCTACGCGGGCCGGCTGCGCAACGCCCACCAGGTCGAGTCGCTGGTGGCCAACCTGATCTCGGTCAACCGCCGCTACAAGGCGCACGCGGGACTGCGGATCACCGACGTCTGA
- a CDS encoding site-2 protease family protein translates to MSFATTRSPNSEERRISPVFWVLLAILGTSGWAVWTGFGTVDFGVFLFVVAGWMVSLCLHEYAHARTALHGGDITVGAKGYLTLNPFRYANAVLSFVLPVVFVVLGGIGLPGGAVFIERHRIQGRLKHSLISAAGPLVNLLCAVVVLVPVGAGWLDSQAPEFQAALSFLGMLQVSAALLNLLPVPGLDGYGIVEPWLSPQTRRAVAPFAPYGMMAVFVVLWQSQVNVWFFNLVYDVMGFFGVSSSYAAVGSYLFRFWTH, encoded by the coding sequence ATGAGTTTTGCCACCACCCGCAGCCCGAACAGCGAGGAGCGCCGGATCAGCCCGGTGTTCTGGGTGCTGCTGGCGATCCTCGGGACCTCGGGCTGGGCGGTCTGGACCGGCTTCGGCACGGTCGACTTCGGAGTCTTCCTCTTCGTGGTCGCCGGCTGGATGGTCTCGCTCTGCCTGCACGAGTACGCGCACGCCCGCACCGCGCTGCACGGCGGGGACATCACGGTGGGTGCCAAGGGCTACCTGACACTCAACCCGTTCCGGTACGCCAACGCCGTGCTCAGCTTCGTGCTGCCGGTGGTCTTCGTGGTGCTGGGCGGCATCGGCCTGCCCGGCGGCGCCGTCTTCATCGAGCGGCACCGGATCCAGGGGCGGCTCAAGCACAGCCTGATCTCGGCGGCCGGTCCGCTGGTCAACCTGCTCTGCGCGGTCGTGGTGCTGGTCCCGGTCGGCGCCGGCTGGCTGGACAGCCAGGCGCCGGAGTTCCAGGCCGCGCTGTCCTTCCTCGGCATGCTCCAGGTCAGCGCCGCGCTGCTCAACCTGCTGCCGGTCCCCGGCCTGGACGGCTACGGGATCGTCGAGCCCTGGCTCTCCCCGCAGACCCGCCGCGCGGTGGCGCCGTTCGCGCCCTACGGCATGATGGCCGTCTTCGTCGTGCTGTGGCAGTCCCAGGTGAACGTGTGGTTCTTCAACCTGGTCTACGACGTCATGGGCTTCTTCGGGGTCAGCTCCTCCTACGCCGCGGTCGGCAGCTACCTCTTCCGCTTCTGGACCCACTAG
- a CDS encoding BTAD domain-containing putative transcriptional regulator, with protein sequence MVPVHYGILGTTTAHDDDGTPVPLGGARLRALLAALVLRQGRPVPAEVLVAQVWDGELPQDSAAALQTLVGRLRRTIGRERVGSGPGGYWLTEGQSDLTRFHELAERGRRALAAGEPGLAAEQLREALALWRGPALADLPDRAGSAVRLEAQRSEAQRGRIAADLALGRAAEVTAELAGLCADHPLDEPLHVLWIRALHRCGRTAEALERYERLRRALAEQLGADPGAELRAVHQELLQDAPAPTGPAPAAPDGTPVPAPTVPAPAPTAAAATPPAAPSDGVPRGNLRPRLTSFVGREQDLAAVAELIGSARLVTLTGPGGSGKTRLSVEAGRAAQADARWPDGVWQAELAPLESPAAVPDAVLSALGLRGTVLHQSVTDARPEDPVRRIVEHCGRSRMMLLLDNCEHLIQPAAELADRLLAECPHLTILATSREPLGVPGEAVLPVEPLPDPIALRLLGERGAAARPGFSVADDPAAAAEICRRLDGLPLAIELAAARLRGLTPRQLADRLDGRFALLTGGSRVLLPRQQTLRAVVDWSWELLDERERAVLRRLAVFAGGATLEDAELVCADGGLVGSGEVAELLFSLVDKSLLVAGLDPQGPPRYWMLETIHEYGAERLAESGERAAVADRHLAAFRELVRTADQHLRGHRQTHWVRALEREQDNIRAALRHAADTGAEPDALMLLLGMVWFWMLRDYRAEARGWLDLVCALTTDPFAEGAPAPEPLELDVLRHPLPWPPVVLAEARRQAWVFQLVARFEGDLDVIGDAELIARAPRILAAYGPELPQSYFYPALLRIFACFLAGHADQMLALVDEAVEGCRRFGRESELAWSLQLRAKMSNDLVGGLEQARRDGDEAMEIYSRHGDSWGMAETLAAQAETAGYSGDIAAAVAAYRRAIELAQELGSPQDVPLLRIRLGEALLEEDQAEGERLIREGLVLAYSSGQRTDGALVYGHTVLSALHSLRGDYQAARAELHQLRQAKSGFGPGMPGIMSGLVSCSESLVLARSGELDEGVEQLRAGLRELRAVPMVALVFAQHVTLLMLPVVVGVLVIKAERDGDRALAWQAGLLYGAHGARQSSQGMFLERIDRGTRERALIGLLGEAGYQDACEQGRGYSWEETATLLDTLVDGL encoded by the coding sequence ATGGTCCCCGTGCACTACGGCATCCTCGGCACCACCACCGCTCATGACGACGACGGCACCCCGGTACCGCTCGGCGGCGCCCGGCTGCGCGCGCTGCTCGCGGCGCTGGTGCTGCGCCAGGGCCGCCCGGTGCCGGCCGAGGTGCTGGTGGCCCAGGTCTGGGACGGAGAGCTGCCGCAGGACTCGGCCGCCGCGCTGCAGACCCTGGTCGGCCGGCTGCGCCGCACCATCGGGCGCGAGCGGGTCGGGTCCGGGCCCGGCGGCTACTGGCTGACGGAGGGTCAGAGTGATCTGACGCGCTTTCATGAGCTGGCCGAGCGCGGCCGGCGGGCGCTGGCGGCCGGTGAGCCGGGGCTCGCCGCCGAGCAACTGCGCGAGGCGCTGGCGCTCTGGCGCGGTCCGGCGCTGGCCGATCTGCCGGACCGGGCGGGCAGCGCGGTGCGACTGGAGGCGCAGCGGTCCGAGGCCCAGCGGGGCAGGATCGCCGCCGACCTCGCGCTCGGACGGGCCGCGGAGGTGACCGCCGAACTCGCCGGACTCTGTGCCGACCACCCGCTGGACGAGCCACTGCACGTGCTGTGGATCCGCGCGCTGCACCGCTGCGGGCGCACCGCCGAGGCGCTGGAGCGCTACGAGCGGCTGCGTCGGGCGCTGGCCGAGCAGCTGGGCGCCGATCCGGGCGCCGAGCTGCGCGCCGTCCACCAGGAACTGCTCCAGGACGCGCCGGCCCCGACCGGGCCGGCCCCCGCCGCCCCCGACGGCACCCCCGTCCCCGCCCCGACCGTCCCCGCCCCCGCCCCGACCGCCGCCGCAGCCACACCCCCCGCAGCCCCGTCCGACGGGGTGCCCCGCGGCAACCTGCGCCCCCGGCTGACCAGTTTCGTCGGCCGCGAGCAGGACCTGGCGGCGGTCGCCGAGCTGATCGGCTCGGCCCGCCTGGTCACCCTGACCGGCCCCGGCGGCTCCGGCAAGACCCGCCTCTCCGTCGAGGCCGGCCGGGCCGCCCAGGCGGACGCCCGCTGGCCGGACGGCGTCTGGCAGGCCGAGCTCGCCCCGCTGGAGAGCCCGGCGGCGGTGCCCGACGCGGTGCTCTCCGCGCTCGGCCTGCGCGGCACCGTGCTGCACCAGTCGGTGACCGACGCCCGCCCGGAGGACCCGGTGCGCCGCATCGTCGAGCACTGCGGCCGGTCCCGGATGATGCTGCTGCTCGACAACTGCGAGCACCTGATCCAGCCCGCCGCCGAGCTGGCCGACCGGCTGCTCGCCGAGTGCCCGCACCTGACCATCCTCGCCACCAGCCGCGAGCCGCTCGGCGTGCCGGGCGAGGCGGTGCTGCCGGTCGAGCCGCTGCCGGACCCGATAGCCCTGCGCCTGCTGGGCGAGCGCGGTGCGGCGGCCAGGCCCGGCTTCTCGGTGGCCGACGACCCGGCCGCCGCCGCCGAGATCTGCCGCCGCCTCGACGGCCTGCCGCTGGCCATCGAGCTGGCCGCCGCCCGGCTGCGCGGCCTGACACCACGTCAGCTGGCGGACCGGCTGGACGGGCGGTTCGCCCTGCTCACCGGTGGCAGCCGGGTGCTGCTGCCCCGCCAGCAGACCCTGCGCGCGGTGGTCGACTGGAGTTGGGAGCTGCTGGACGAGCGCGAACGCGCGGTGCTGCGCCGGCTCGCCGTCTTCGCCGGCGGCGCCACCCTGGAGGACGCCGAACTGGTCTGCGCGGACGGCGGCCTGGTCGGCTCCGGCGAGGTGGCCGAGCTGCTCTTCTCACTGGTCGACAAATCGCTGCTGGTGGCCGGCCTGGACCCGCAGGGCCCGCCGCGCTACTGGATGCTGGAGACGATCCACGAGTACGGCGCCGAGAGGCTCGCGGAGTCCGGGGAGCGGGCGGCGGTGGCCGACCGCCACCTCGCCGCCTTCCGCGAGCTGGTACGCACCGCCGACCAGCACCTGCGCGGGCACCGGCAGACGCACTGGGTGCGGGCGCTGGAGCGCGAGCAGGACAACATCAGGGCGGCGCTGCGCCACGCGGCGGACACCGGGGCCGAGCCGGACGCGCTCATGCTGCTGCTGGGCATGGTGTGGTTCTGGATGCTGCGCGACTACCGGGCCGAGGCCCGCGGCTGGCTCGACCTGGTCTGCGCGCTCACCACCGATCCGTTCGCCGAGGGCGCTCCCGCCCCCGAGCCGCTGGAGCTCGATGTGCTCCGCCATCCGCTGCCCTGGCCGCCGGTGGTGCTGGCCGAGGCCCGCCGACAGGCCTGGGTCTTCCAACTGGTCGCCCGCTTCGAGGGCGACCTCGACGTGATCGGCGACGCCGAGCTGATCGCGCGGGCGCCGCGGATCCTGGCCGCCTACGGGCCCGAGCTGCCGCAGTCCTACTTCTACCCGGCGCTGCTGCGGATCTTCGCCTGCTTCCTGGCCGGGCACGCGGACCAGATGCTCGCCCTGGTCGACGAGGCGGTCGAGGGCTGCCGCCGGTTCGGCCGGGAGAGCGAGCTGGCCTGGAGTCTGCAACTGCGCGCCAAGATGTCCAACGACCTGGTGGGCGGCCTCGAACAGGCCCGGCGCGACGGCGACGAGGCGATGGAGATCTACAGCCGGCACGGCGACAGCTGGGGGATGGCCGAGACCCTCGCGGCCCAGGCCGAGACGGCGGGTTACTCGGGTGACATCGCCGCCGCCGTGGCCGCCTACCGCCGTGCCATCGAGCTGGCCCAGGAGCTCGGCTCCCCGCAGGACGTGCCGCTGCTGCGGATCCGCCTCGGTGAGGCGCTGCTGGAGGAGGACCAGGCCGAGGGTGAGCGGCTGATCCGGGAGGGCCTCGTGCTGGCCTACAGCAGCGGTCAGCGCACCGACGGCGCCCTCGTCTACGGCCACACGGTGCTCAGCGCCCTGCACTCGCTGCGCGGTGACTACCAGGCCGCCCGCGCGGAGCTCCACCAGCTGCGGCAGGCCAAGTCCGGGTTCGGGCCCGGGATGCCCGGGATCATGAGCGGCCTGGTCTCCTGCTCCGAGAGCCTGGTGCTGGCCCGCTCGGGCGAGCTGGACGAGGGGGTGGAGCAACTGCGGGCGGGCCTGCGGGAGCTGCGCGCGGTGCCGATGGTGGCGCTGGTCTTCGCCCAGCACGTCACCCTGCTGATGCTCCCGGTGGTGGTGGGCGTGCTGGTGATCAAGGCGGAGCGCGACGGTGACCGCGCCCTCGCCTGGCAGGCAGGCCTGCTCTACGGTGCGCACGGTGCCCGGCAGAGCTCGCAGGGCATGTTCCTGGAGCGGATCGACCGGGGGACGCGCGAGCGGGCGCTGATCGGCTTGCTGGGCGAGGCGGGCTACCAGGACGCGTGCGAGCAGGGCCGCGGGTACTCCTGGGAGGAGACCGCGACCCTGCTGGACACCCTGGTGGACGGGCTCTGA
- a CDS encoding ABC transporter permease, which translates to MSTATATLSRPAPALDPDSRTSVRDHLRHVGALTRRNLMRIKADPESMFDAVLMPIVFTVLFVYVFGGAVSGDQQTYKQYLIPGLLGGTGLNLAMAVGTGLNSDLQTGVMDRFRSLPIARSSVLIGKMLAEAMRGLLSFTILILFAMLLGFQLKTGLGGVLGAVGLSLVFGMSLVWISMLLGLVMKNAQAVQGVSMLVIMPLQFGSSIFAPTHTMPGWLQSFAEYNPLSNVADACRSLINGGPLAHSVTFVLLWSVGVTAITAPLAVARFRKRV; encoded by the coding sequence ATGAGCACCGCGACCGCCACCCTGTCCCGGCCGGCCCCGGCCCTGGACCCCGACAGCCGCACCAGTGTGCGGGACCACCTGCGCCACGTCGGCGCGCTGACCCGCCGCAACCTGATGCGGATCAAGGCCGATCCGGAGTCGATGTTCGACGCGGTGCTGATGCCGATCGTCTTCACCGTGCTCTTCGTCTACGTCTTCGGCGGCGCGGTCTCCGGCGACCAGCAGACCTACAAGCAGTACCTGATCCCCGGGCTGCTCGGCGGCACCGGCCTCAACCTGGCGATGGCGGTGGGCACCGGCCTCAACAGCGACCTGCAGACCGGCGTGATGGACCGGTTCAGGTCGCTGCCGATCGCCCGCTCCTCGGTGCTGATCGGCAAGATGCTGGCCGAGGCGATGCGCGGGCTGCTCTCCTTCACCATCCTGATCCTCTTCGCGATGCTCCTCGGGTTCCAGCTGAAGACCGGGCTCGGCGGGGTGCTCGGCGCGGTGGGCCTCTCCCTGGTCTTCGGGATGTCGCTGGTGTGGATCTCGATGCTGCTGGGCCTGGTGATGAAGAACGCCCAGGCGGTCCAGGGCGTCAGCATGCTGGTGATCATGCCGCTGCAGTTCGGCAGCTCGATCTTCGCGCCGACCCACACCATGCCGGGCTGGCTGCAGTCCTTCGCCGAGTACAACCCGCTCTCCAACGTGGCCGACGCCTGCCGCAGCCTGATCAACGGCGGACCGCTGGCCCACTCGGTGACCTTCGTGCTGCTCTGGTCGGTGGGGGTCACCGCGATCACCGCGCCGCTGGCCGTGGCCCGGTTCCGCAAGCGGGTCTGA
- a CDS encoding ATP-binding cassette domain-containing protein: MTTTTATAPNEQGHRTASAGTEAGTQAGADRANAVEARGIVKHFGATKALDGVDLTVRQGTVLGVLGPNGAGKTTLIRVLSTLIKPDAGSAVVGGYDVLRQPKQLRRTIGLTGQYASVDEYLSGSENLYLIGRLLDLSRKDAKARAAELLERFSLTEAAGRPAKTYSGGMRRRLDLAASMIGRPRVLYLDEPTTGLDPRTRNEVWEEVRRMVADGSTVLLTTQYMEEAEQLATDLTVIDRGKVIANGTVDGLKAQVGGRTLRVRPTRPEELAEMVHCLTGAGIAGAVALPQDGLLTVPISDEAQLTTVIGVLGTRGFGIAGIDTEVPSLDEVFLAITGKTTTGTTTATGTPGDSTAATEETQR, translated from the coding sequence ATGACAACGACGACCGCCACCGCCCCGAACGAGCAGGGGCACCGCACCGCATCCGCCGGCACCGAGGCCGGCACCCAGGCCGGCGCCGACCGGGCCAACGCTGTCGAGGCCCGCGGGATCGTCAAGCACTTCGGCGCGACCAAGGCCCTGGACGGGGTCGACCTGACGGTCCGCCAGGGCACCGTACTCGGTGTACTGGGCCCCAACGGAGCCGGCAAGACCACGCTGATCCGGGTGCTCTCCACCCTCATCAAGCCGGACGCGGGCAGCGCGGTGGTCGGCGGCTACGACGTGCTGCGCCAGCCCAAGCAGCTGCGCCGCACCATCGGCCTGACCGGGCAGTACGCCTCGGTGGACGAGTACCTCTCCGGCTCGGAGAACCTCTACCTGATCGGCCGGCTGCTCGACCTCTCCCGCAAGGACGCCAAGGCCCGCGCGGCCGAGCTGCTGGAGCGCTTCTCGCTGACCGAGGCGGCCGGGCGCCCGGCCAAGACCTACTCCGGCGGCATGCGCCGCCGCCTCGACCTGGCCGCCAGCATGATCGGCCGGCCCCGGGTGCTCTACCTGGACGAGCCCACCACCGGCCTGGACCCGCGCACCCGCAACGAGGTCTGGGAGGAGGTGCGCCGGATGGTGGCCGATGGCAGCACCGTGCTGCTCACCACCCAGTACATGGAGGAGGCCGAGCAGCTGGCCACCGACCTGACCGTGATCGACCGCGGCAAGGTGATCGCCAACGGCACGGTGGACGGCCTCAAGGCACAGGTCGGCGGCCGGACCCTGCGGGTGCGGCCGACCCGCCCCGAGGAGCTGGCCGAGATGGTCCACTGCCTCACCGGGGCCGGGATCGCCGGAGCCGTCGCCCTGCCGCAGGACGGACTGCTCACGGTGCCGATCAGCGACGAGGCGCAGCTGACCACCGTGATCGGGGTGCTCGGCACCCGGGGGTTCGGCATCGCGGGCATCGACACCGAGGTGCCCAGCCTGGACGAGGTCTTCCTCGCCATCACCGGTAAGACCACCACCGGAACGACCACGGCCACCGGCACCCCGGGCGACAGCACCGCAGCCACCGAGGAGACCCAGCGATGA